A window from Podospora bellae-mahoneyi strain CBS 112042 chromosome 1 map unlocalized CBS112042p_1, whole genome shotgun sequence encodes these proteins:
- the PST2 gene encoding flavodoxin-like fold protein (EggNog:ENOG503NU10; CAZy:AA6; COG:S), with protein MAPKIAIVYYSMYGHIKQLAEAEKAGIEKAGGTADLYQVPETLSDEVLAKMYAPPKATDVPVLEDPSVLEQYDAFLIGIPTRYGNFPAQWKAFWDKTGKQWSSGGFWGKYAGVFISTASQGGGQESTALAAMSTFAHHGIIYVPLGYAKAFGILTNLDAVRGGSAWGAGTFAGGDGSRQPSDVEKELATIQGEEFYKTVAKAFSA; from the exons ATGGCTCCCAAGATCGCAATTGTTTACTACTCGATGTACGGCCACATCAAGCAGTTGgctgaggctgagaaggccgGTATCGAGAAGGCTGGCGGCACTGCCGATCTTTACCA GGTCCCCGAGACTCTTTCTGACGAGGTCCTCGCCAAGATGTACGCTCCTCCCAAGGCCACAGATGTCCCCGTTCTTGAAGACCCAAGCGTGCTCGAGCAATATGACGCCTTCCTCATCGGCATCCCAACAAGATACGGCAACTTCCCCGCTCAATGGAAGGCTTTCTGGGACAAGACCGGCAAGCAATGGAGCTCCGGTGGTTTCTGGGGCAAGTACGCCGGtgtcttcatctccaccgcctctcAGGGAGGTGGCCAGGAGTCCACTGCTCTCGCCGCCATGAGCACCTTCGCCCACCACGGCATCATCTACGTGCCCCTCGGATACGCCAAGGCCTTCGGCATCTTGACCAACCTGGATGCGGTCCGCGGTGGTAGTGCCTGGGGAGCGGGTACTTTCGCTGGTGGCGACGGCTCTCGCCAGCCTAGTGATGTGGAGAAAGAGCTGGCCACCATCCAGGGCGAGGAGTTTTACAAGACGGTCGCCAAGGCTTTCAGTGCGTGA
- a CDS encoding uncharacterized protein (EggNog:ENOG503NZNW; COG:S), with translation MAARPGEELVATLFGDVHYFYGPPTNNPPHHRFDKGSYVYLFEDPNQGRARLEIANQPGTEDQDAFDGYLDNVHLQYTYKHTCLVTLIVGQVNNQEEWHLPTYDPHNQAKYHYKLHSLDLYFWTHQDALEFVNGIRRVLPHTQCEVLDEPGPPPRQPTEASSLVQKLEKVAISDSSPAQQANPGVPSFPGPPVSAVDGNLPPPPPPPAAFSPIPYNPAAPAAPEQLRHREKTPPPEDGVANPLHQTLAYDAATPFSPGLPPGPSHLSPLSPGIPPPNLQHPPGAPTFPGPPVASPGFAPQGFGSLGGVGAPPHPGITRSVTMPAVGTPLSSPGLVSPYGGVGTFPGQPQVYNPAAVAAVSQTPTPPAVGGIGASPGVGVQGPQTAQAGLPQQNEYAVHQQFYVPEEEYRPKKEVRGKLEENAGRLERGVSGMLKKFEKKFG, from the exons CTTTGGCGACGTTCATTACTTTTACGGGCCACCAACAAATAACCCGCCTCATCATCGGTTCGATAAGGGGTCCTATGTCTACCTCTTCGAGGACCCCAATCAGGGACGCGCCCGTTTAGAGATTGCGAACCAGCCAGGCACAGAGGATCAAGACGCATTTGATGGCT ACCTCGACAATGTCCACCTCCAATACACATACAAGCACACTTGCCTTGTAACCCTCATCGTTGGCCAAGTCAATAACCAAGAAGAATGGCACCTTCCAACCTATGACCCCCACAACCAAGCCAAATATCACTACAAACTTCACTCCCTTGACCTCTACTTCTGGACTCACCAAGACGCCCTCGAGTTCGTCAACGGCATCCGCCGCGTCCTTCCCCATACCCAATGCGAAGTCCTCGATGAACCCGGGCCTCCACCCCGTCAACCCACCGAAGCTAGCTCCCTTGTTCAAAAGCTCGAGAAAGTTGCCATCTCCgactcctccccagcccagcaaGCCAACCCCGGCGTCCCGTCTTTCCCCGGCCCTCCGGTGTCCGCAGTAGATGgcaacctccctcctccccctcctcccccagcagcctTCTCACCTATCCCTTACAACCCCGCCGCGCCCGCAGCTCCAGAGCAGCTCCGCCACAGGGAAAAGACTCCCCCTCCTGAAGACGGCGTCGCCAACCCACTCCATCAAACCCTCGCCTATGACGCCGCCACTCCTTTCTCCCCTGGCCTTCCACCCGGACCAAGCCATCTCAGCCCGTTGAGCCCGGgcatcccacctcccaacctccaacacccccccgGAGCGCCAACATTCCCCGGTCCCCCCGTGGCATCACCCGGCTTCGCCCCCCAAGGCTTCGGCTCCCTCGGTGGTGTAGGTgcgcctcctcatccaggcATCACCCGCTCAGTAACCATGCCGGCAGTTGGTACTCCCCTCTCCAGTCCAGGGCTGGTGAGTCCTTACGGAGGCGTCGGGACATTCCCGGGTCAGCCGCAGGTGTATAACCCCGCTGCTGTGGCGGCCGTGTCTCAGACACCTACACCACCTGCCGTGGGTGGGATCGGGGCTTCACCCGGCGTTGGGGTCCAAGGGCCGCAGACGGCGCAGGCGGGGCTGCCGCAGCAGAATGAGTATGCTGTGCATCAGCAGTTTTAtgtgccggaggaggagtatagaccgaagaaggaggtgagggggaagctggaggagaatgcggggaggttggagaggggggtgtcggggatgttgaagaagtttgagaagaagtttggttga
- a CDS encoding uncharacterized protein (EggNog:ENOG503NWXD; COG:G) → MKEKDSTSASDSDRTDGEISIPNDQNIAGFKPSHNTETDPASNVDPPPDVVPDGGLTAWLQVLGSTAILVNTWGLINTFGVFQAYYETTLLSSHPPSSISWIGSTQAALLFLVGVFAGPLYDAGYFRHLLITGMFLIVFGQFMTSLCTEYWQVLLAQGFCMGSGMGMTFLPSAAILSQYFARHRALALGIASAGSPVAGTVFPIIFSKLEKSLGFGWATRVIAFILLGMSVIPVAFMKTRVPPHKGKKSLVDKSLFKDGPYLSFTAGGFFAFLTLYVPFFYITLYGTSQASVTESFAPYLVTLLNAGSIFGRIIPNALADRFGCLNLMLVCMSGSAILVFGWLGVKNLAGSVVFVLLYGAFSGGVVSLTPSVVVELSPDLSRVGTRMGFGFIVSGTAVLIGTPIAGAVLGGESANARWVPTVLYAACGLLIATFLYSTARFLQYRKKGGW, encoded by the exons ATGAAGGAGAAAGATTCCACATCCGCCTCCGACTCGGACAGAACAGACGGCGAAATCTCAATCCCAAACGACCAGAACATCGCCGGCTTCAAGCCCAGCCACAACACAGAAACAGATCCTGCCTCGAATGTTGACCCACCACCAGATGTGGTCCCAGATGGAGGTCTCACAGCTTGGCTCCAAGTCCTAGGCTCGACCGCTATCCTCGTCAACACCTGGGGTCTTATCAACACCTTCGGGGTCTTCC AGGCCTACTACGAAACAACCCTCCTatcctcccatccaccctcctcaatctcatGGATCGGCTCTACCCAagccgccctcctcttcttggtcgGCGTGTTCGCCGGTCCTCTCTATGACGCCGGCTActtccgccacctcctcatcaccggcatgttcctcatcgtcttcggCCAGTTCATGACCTCGTTATGTACCGAGTACTGGCAAGTCCTTCTCGCGCAAGGGTTTTGCATGGGGAGCGGCATGGGAATGACTTTCCTACCTTCAGCTGCGATCCTCAGTCAGTACTTTGCCCGCCACCGGGCGTTAGCTTTGGGCATCGCCTCGGCAGGGTCGCCAGTTGCCGGGACGGTTTTTCCGATCATCTTTTcaaagttggagaagagcCTGGGTTTCGGCTGGGCGACGAGGGTGATCGCCTTCATCCTGCTGGGAATGTCGGTCATACCAGTTGCGTTCATGAAGACCAGGGTGCCACCTCACAAGGGGAAGAAGTCGCTGGTCGACAAGAGCCTTTTCAAGGATGGTCCATATTTGAGCTTCACCGCTGGCGGTTTCTTTGCCTTCCTGACGCTCTATGTTCCGTTCTTTTACATCACGCTGTATGGCACATCGCAGGCGTCGGTTACCGAGTCCTTTGCGCCGTATCTGGTTACGTTGCTGAATGCCGGGTCGATTTTTGGCAGAATCATCCCCAACGCGCTGGCGGATCGGTTTGGGTGCCTGAACCTCATGCTCGTTTGCATGTCGGGGAGTGCGATTCTCGTCTTCGGCTGGCTGGGAGTCAAGAATCTCGCTGGATCAGTGGTTTTTGTACTGCTGTATGGTGCCTTCTCGGGCGGCGTGGTCAGCTTGACACCTAGTGTTGTCGTCGAGCTATCTCCTGATCTTTCGAGAGTTGGGACCAGAATGGGTTTTGGGTTCATTGTCTCTGGAACTGCGGTTCTGATTGGGACGCCCATTGCGGGTGCGGTCTTGGGTGGTGAGAGTGCCAATGCCAGATGGGTGCCGACGGTCCTGTATGCTGCCTGTGGGCTTTTGATTGCGACGTTTCTCTACTCGACAGCGAGGTTTTTGCAGTATAGAAAGAAAGGAGGGTGGTAA